A region from the Streptomyces lydicus genome encodes:
- a CDS encoding PTS sugar transporter subunit IIA, with the protein MAALNDLLPQAAVRLDVRVTDWREAIRTAGGLLVGTGATTEAHTAEMIRNVEENGPYLVIAPGFALAHARPSPAVLRTGMSWVRLAQPVEFGHESNDPVHLVVGLAAEDSGAHTAAMAALARLLADPKTVQALQDAAGPDELHAVLAGQRGEGEGEGNDRPRGADAVRERSGAAPRAVHKILTVCGNGVGTSLFLKNTLEQVLDRWGWSRHVTVEATDTISAKGKASEAVAILTSREIARTLGEVGVPVKVVEDFTSGPEVDRILRDTYDV; encoded by the coding sequence ATGGCAGCGCTGAATGATCTTCTCCCGCAGGCGGCCGTACGCCTCGACGTCCGGGTGACGGACTGGCGGGAAGCGATACGTACGGCGGGTGGGCTGCTGGTCGGGACGGGTGCCACCACCGAGGCCCACACCGCGGAGATGATCCGCAACGTCGAGGAGAACGGACCGTACCTCGTCATTGCGCCGGGCTTTGCTCTCGCCCATGCCCGTCCCTCGCCCGCCGTGCTCCGGACCGGGATGTCCTGGGTCCGCCTGGCGCAACCGGTGGAGTTCGGCCATGAGTCGAATGACCCGGTGCATCTGGTCGTGGGGCTCGCCGCCGAGGACTCCGGGGCCCATACGGCGGCGATGGCCGCACTCGCGCGGTTGCTCGCCGACCCGAAGACCGTGCAGGCGCTGCAGGACGCGGCCGGTCCGGACGAGCTGCATGCGGTGCTGGCCGGGCAGCGGGGCGAGGGCGAGGGTGAGGGCAATGACCGGCCGCGGGGCGCGGATGCCGTACGCGAGCGGTCCGGCGCCGCCCCGCGGGCGGTACACAAGATCCTTACCGTGTGCGGCAACGGCGTGGGCACCAGCCTTTTCCTGAAGAACACGCTGGAGCAGGTGCTCGACCGCTGGGGCTGGTCCCGCCATGTGACGGTGGAGGCGACGGACACCATCTCGGCCAAGGGCAAGGCGTCCGAGGCCGTCGCGATCCTCACCTCCCGGGAGATTGCCAGGACGCTCGGTGAGGTCGGCGTACCGGTAAAGGTCGTGGAGGACTTCACCAGCGGTCCCGAGGTCGACCGCATCCTCCGCGACACCTATGACGTGTGA
- the gntA gene encoding guanitoxin biosynthesis heme-dependent pre-guanitoxin N-hydroxylase GntA translates to MNEPGTAIRTELERFIQTREFSCLGARAAVKRRALTHRHYRRMGDEVSAEENHRDLVEYVEAVRPLLSGQSFRTFVATFDEPGTVDERAYEELIWRHLQLMHDLDSRTFGLDTGASSDPDRPNFGFHAGGHAFFVVGMHPGSSRASRRFTTSAIAFNSLTQFVLLGENFYSMQGAIRRREAKNNGSVNPSFTEYEYEQPARHFSGRFTEEDWKCPYTSRHAPATEDFTEGLLQHGR, encoded by the coding sequence ATGAATGAACCCGGAACCGCGATACGCACCGAACTGGAACGATTCATTCAGACGCGGGAGTTCAGCTGTCTGGGCGCACGAGCCGCAGTGAAGCGCCGCGCCCTCACACACCGGCACTACCGAAGAATGGGCGACGAGGTCTCGGCCGAGGAAAACCACCGCGACCTCGTGGAGTACGTCGAGGCGGTCCGTCCGCTGCTGTCCGGTCAGAGCTTCCGTACCTTTGTCGCGACGTTCGACGAGCCCGGGACGGTGGACGAACGCGCCTACGAGGAGCTCATCTGGCGGCATCTGCAACTCATGCACGACCTCGACAGCCGGACCTTCGGCCTGGACACGGGTGCGTCCTCCGACCCCGACCGGCCCAATTTCGGATTTCACGCGGGCGGACACGCCTTCTTCGTGGTGGGGATGCACCCCGGCTCCTCCCGGGCGAGCCGGCGTTTCACGACCTCGGCAATCGCCTTCAATTCCCTTACACAGTTCGTGCTCCTCGGCGAGAATTTCTACTCGATGCAGGGTGCGATCCGCAGACGTGAGGCCAAGAACAACGGTTCCGTCAATCCGAGTTTCACCGAGTACGAATACGAGCAGCCCGCACGGCACTTCTCCGGACGGTTCACCGAGGAGGACTGGAAGTGCCCCTATACCTCGCGGCACGCACCGGCTACCGAGGACTTCACCGAGGGGCTTCTCCAGCACGGGCGGTGA
- a CDS encoding class I SAM-dependent methyltransferase: protein MEAITVEHVSGLYAKYQDDLRVVRDAQRKFLRDRGKSMKAQLDDYEAEMTYLLLRDMRPEVVVEVGTFYGWSTMWILSALRDNGIGHLHSFDIVDNVVRNVPAELSADRWTFTKGDIQQHPEKVPAEADYLFIDADHGSRFAHWYIENLFPAVPPRTPTSVHDVFHGRRPKPFSEGSVIVKWLAEQNIEFFTPSTAKAPQVTEQLAAVKKELGLDEPVRDSDHNPMIFFTLP from the coding sequence ATGGAAGCCATAACTGTTGAGCACGTCAGCGGTCTGTATGCGAAGTACCAGGACGACCTGCGGGTGGTGCGTGACGCTCAGCGGAAGTTTCTCCGTGACCGCGGAAAGTCGATGAAGGCGCAGCTCGACGACTACGAAGCGGAGATGACGTATCTGCTCCTCCGCGATATGCGCCCCGAAGTCGTGGTGGAGGTCGGGACCTTCTACGGCTGGTCCACGATGTGGATCCTCAGCGCTCTCCGTGACAACGGGATCGGCCATCTGCACTCGTTCGACATCGTCGACAACGTGGTACGCAATGTGCCGGCCGAACTCTCCGCGGACCGCTGGACGTTCACGAAGGGCGACATCCAGCAGCACCCGGAGAAGGTCCCTGCCGAGGCGGACTACCTCTTCATCGACGCGGACCACGGGTCTCGTTTTGCCCACTGGTACATCGAGAACCTGTTCCCCGCCGTCCCTCCGCGGACGCCCACCAGCGTCCACGACGTGTTCCACGGCCGGCGCCCCAAGCCGTTCAGCGAAGGCTCGGTCATCGTGAAGTGGCTGGCCGAGCAGAACATCGAGTTCTTCACGCCGTCCACGGCGAAGGCGCCGCAGGTGACCGAGCAACTGGCTGCCGTCAAGAAGGAATTGGGGCTCGACGAGCCGGTACGGGACAGCGACCACAACCCGATGATCTTCTTCACGCTTCCGTAG